A single region of the Pyricularia oryzae 70-15 chromosome 4, whole genome shotgun sequence genome encodes:
- a CDS encoding IQ calmodulin-binding domain-containing protein translates to MAEDKSSEPVHADAGRAELLPSPPKRPRSAACQESTGTKPEANDSSESRQKYLESLIPPSTEVFNRIACIQNHREDEIRRMSREHKRPSTGSKSPTQPSHATHSAGRPAVEEATAGSRPTIIDDILLTRAATLIQRTYRGYRTRRQMSGLTVDADTRWAHALREARFREITKPRPRSWSGEAAGGVGAANPQNGDAGKRSTAARRNWRKAAIVARRAGWDEDSPSGSSSDESIVSLRSNMDEEERKAARRRRQESRARMKKAAQTMGLQYFLEMVDQKHRYGSNLRTYHDEWKKSNTHENFFYWLDFGEGSNLEMEACPRDRLEREQVRYLSREERQYYLVRIDAEGRLCWAKNGARIDTTEDWKDSIHGIVPKDDITPAYSPELGQKARAPGRSITGGTSSGSADSRASDSELEAARAAKYANPTLDEAKGIKKVSHVSAATIFNKMLRKSVRKNTWIFVADTSFRLYVGIKDSGAFQHSSFLQGGRISAAGLIKIKNGRLKSLSPLSGHYRPPAANFRAFVKSLKDMGVDMTHVSISKSYAVLVGLEVYVRTRQKSKRFVQKLIHGKDKIVAPDEVAKRREAEKDNSQSAAREREVLEREARMRREDKKGVRMLRKLGVQPELDNAADQEPEPRDLVTG, encoded by the coding sequence CTGAGGACAAATCATCTGAGCCGGTACATGCGGACGCTGGGCGGGCGGAGCTCCTCCCGTCCCCTCCAAAAAGACCGCGTTCAGCTGCGTGTCAAGAGTCCACTGGGACTAAACCAGAGGCCAACGACTCGTCGGAATCGAGGCAGAAATACCTCGAATCTTTAATACCACCATCGACAGAAGTGTTTAATCGGATAGCGTGCATCCAGAACCACCGCGAGGATGAGATCAGGCGCATGTCTCGTGAGCACAAGCGCCCCTCTACTGGTTCAAAATCACCTACCCAACCTTCACATGCCACGCATAGTGCCGGACGGCCGGCTGTCGAGGAAGCAACCGCGGGGAGCCGGCCTACCATTATCGATGACATCCTCCTCACGCGTGCTGCCACTCTGATTCAGAGAACGTACCGCGGCTACCGCACCCGGAGGCAGATGTCCGGGCTTACCGTCGATGCAGACACGAGATGGGCGCACGCTTTGCGCGAGGCACGATTCCGTGAGATTACCAAACCACGACCACGATCCTGGTCTGGCGAGGCGGCCGGGGGTGTCGGTGCTGCTAATCCACAGAATGGTGACGCCGGCAAACGTTCCACTGCCGCCAGGCGAAATTGGAGGAAAGCGGCGATCGTTGCGAggagggctggctgggatgaGGATTCGCCCTCGGGTTCCAGCTCGGATGAGTCGATTGTGTCTTTGCGGAGCAACATGGACGAAGAAGAGCGCAAGGCTGCCAGGAGGCGGAGACAGGAATCGAGGGCGAGGATGAAAAAGGCGGCCCAAACCATGGGGTTGCAATACTTTCTGGAAATGGTGGACCAGAAGCACCGGTATGGCTCGAATCTGCGGACATATCACGATGAGTGGAAGAAGTCCAATACCCACGAGAACTTCTTCTACTGGCTAGACTTCGGCGAGGGAAGCAACTTGGAGATGGAAGCTTGTCCCCGCGACCGGCTGGAAAGGGAGCAAGTCCGGTACCTTAGTCGAGAGGAAAGGCAATACTACCTTGTCAGAATCGACGCCGAGGGACGGCTGTGCTGGGCAAAGAATGGTGCCAGGATAGACACTACAGAGGATTGGAAGGATTCGATCCATGGCATCGTGCCTAAGGACGACATTACCCCAGCCTACAGCCCTGAGCTTGGACAgaaagcccgggccccgggcCGTAGTATCACAGGCGGCACGAGTAGTGGGAGTGCTGATTCCCGGGCGTCGGATTCTGAGCTTGAGGCAGCACGAGCGGCCAAGTATGCGAACCCAACCctcgacgaggccaaggGCATCAAGAAGGTTAGCCATGTTTCGGCGGCCACAATCTTCAATAAGATGCTGCGTAAATCTGTCAGGAAGAACACGTGGATATTCGTTGCCGACACATCGTTCAGGCTGTACGTCGGTATCAAGGATTCTGGTGCCTTCCAGCACTCTTCCTTTCTACAAGGCGGCCGAATCTCAGCGGCTGGGCTGATCAAGATCAAGAATGGGAGACTCAAATCATTGTCACCCCTCAGTGGGCATTATCGTCCTCCTGCTGCCAATTTTCGCGCCTTTGTCAAGTCTCTAAAGGACATGGGCGTCGACATGACCCACGTCTCAATCAGCAAAAGTTATGCGGTTCTCGTGGGCCTGGAGGTCTACGTGCGCACGAGGCAAAAGAGCAAGCGCTTTGTTCAGAAGCTGATTCACGGAAAGGACAAGATTGTCGCACCGGATGAGGTTGCTAAAAGGCgcgaggccgagaaggaCAACAGCCAAAGTGCGGCGCGAGAGAGAGAGGTGCTTGAGCGAGAGGCTAGGATGAGGCGGGAGGACAAGAAGGGTGTGCGGATGCTGAGAAAACTTGGGGTCCAGCCTGAGCTCGATAATGCAGCTGACCAGGAGCCAGAACCGCGGGATCTTGTTACAGGATAA